AATATGGGCTACCCAACCCTAAAACATCGTGAAGGCATTGCCAGCGTTGGGCCTTGCGAACATCATCGCAAAAGTTTCACCCTGCTTCCGCCTCAATTGGTTTTGTTTTAAAATTATACCTCAGTCGGCTTTATTTTTGCAAGCCCAAAAAACACGATGCCTGTTCTCAAACTCACCCCCGCCATCAAAATATTATTGCTCCTCAATGTGGCAATATTCGCTTTAAAATTCCTTCTATCTTCTATCGCTCCTGGGGTTAACCTAGAACATATATTAGGCCTCCACAATCCTGGTAGTTCCTATTTCCGTTTTTGGCAACCTATCACCCATATATTTATGCATGCCGATTTTATGCATATATTTCTCAATATGTTAGGGCTGGTAATGTTTGGGGTAGCTTTAGAGGAACGTTGGGGTTATCGTAAATTTTTTATTTACTTCATCATGTCTGCCATTGGAGGGGCTGCATTATTTTTAACTATCAATCATTATGAATTAGACCACTTACAAAAATTGGTGAATGCATACATAGCACAGCCTGATATGGATAACTTAAATCACCTTGTAAAAAAAGTACCGCAACTTACAGTAATCAT
The Bacteroidota bacterium genome window above contains:
- a CDS encoding rhomboid family intramembrane serine protease — its product is MPVLKLTPAIKILLLLNVAIFALKFLLSSIAPGVNLEHILGLHNPGSSYFRFWQPITHIFMHADFMHIFLNMLGLVMFGVALEERWGYRKFFIYFIMSAIGGAALFLTINHYELDHLQKLVNAYIAQPDMDNLNHLVKKVPQLTVIMDQANEIWLESPRNFEIQTVKVVKDYYTRILDVPCIGASGGVYGVILAFGLMFPNVTILFGFFFPIPARIAVLILAGISIYNGFKNDPTDHVAHFAHLGGMLFGYILLKIWKENLFDKFRIK